The following proteins are encoded in a genomic region of Cryptomeria japonica chromosome 11, Sugi_1.0, whole genome shotgun sequence:
- the LOC131069653 gene encoding protein MAINTENANCE OF MERISTEMS-like codes for MAMTHLHFLLLLSFRYLKRIQERLGIVQSRERFPRPWTLIPRLSQADLDIIERCRLTSLLDMSRFTVNRGLLTALAERWHSDTNTFHFAAGEMTVTPEDCYRILRIPVVGAILPYEQTEEGSTEALRRILHDESVCGYEIPWQEFLDLDYAPLPSVLAGFIGGFLCLDRRSKRFSVGWGLVLEQMVTQGRRFAWGSAMLAHLFRSLHEVVYLGYGSLSAGVTLLQVWCWEHIPVARPLTDRDRPVGAAYAYGYRGLVVQRKLGKLEHWRRVFDDIDTVIWRPYTGCEVWAEDGIEMPFVFMTRYLIGRTPFVIERFVVTRVLRQFGRQQGIPQGACLYARRQQDVAAWGPTIDSVVAIEEFTGLAG; via the exons ATGGCGATGACTCACCTTCATTTTCTCCTCCTCCTGTCTTTTCGTTACCTAAAGCGAATACAG gagcgattgggtatcgtgcagtcgagggagagattcccgagaccatggacgctgataccacgtctgtcacaggcagacttggatattattgagagatgcagattgacctcgcttctggatatgtcgcggttcactgtgaaccggggactgttgacagcattggcagagaggtggcatagcgacacgaacacctttcattttgctgctggagagatgaccgtgacaccagaggactgctatcgtattctgcgcattcctgtggtaggagccATATTAccgtatgagcagacagaggagggcagcacagaggcactgcgccgtatactccatgatgagagtgtctgcggctatgagatcccttggcaggagtttttggatttagactatgcaccgctgccatctgtattggcaggattcattggaggattcctttgtcttgatcgcaggtcaaagagattttcagtaggatgggggctggtcttggagcagatggtgacacaggggcggagatttgcatgggggtcagcgatgttggcccatctttTTAGGagcttgcatgaggtagtatacctcggttatgggagtttatcagcaggtgttaccctattacaggtatggtgctgggagcacatcccagtagcgaggccattgacagacagagataggcccgtaggcgcagcatacgcctatggatatagaggcctagttgtccagcgtaagctgggcaaactagagcactggaggagagtttttgatgacatagatacggtcatttggagaccgtatacaggttgtgaggtgtgggcagaggatgggatagagatgccgtTCGTTTTTATGACGAGGTATCTAATTGGGAGGACTCCGTTTgttattgagcggtttgtggttactcgagttttgcggcagttcgggaggcagcaggggattccacagggagcgtgcttgtatgcacggcggcagcaggatgtggccgcttgggggccgactattgatagtgtcgtggctatagaggagtttacagggttagctggatag